The following proteins are co-located in the Candidatus Baltobacteraceae bacterium genome:
- a CDS encoding leucyl aminopeptidase yields MQVRIAQDAPGGARADAVVVPVFTSGEMSSAAKSLDGILGGAITDVLASEEIKGKLAECALLHAGDKPFHRVLIVGLGERAKFEPLNLARYAGAAVRYLGRRNVAAIAIALPDEAKGDEAACASFVAEGAITGSFETTIYQEKPEKRIATTSVTVLAHDFDANAVKAGVERGVILGEAVNLARTLAVTPGNDMTPSILAKEAAKHGKESGIEVEVFDEDRIRKEGMGSFLSVAQGSAQPPKFIIMRYNGNPGSKELLALVGKGITFDTGGISLKPPERMEEMKYDMSGGAAVIATMWALGKLKPKLNVVGLVPATENMPGGKATKPGDIVKAMNGKTIEVINTDAEGRLILADALCYANELGATKIVDCATLTGACVIALGHAATAAVGSEESLTDEFLVAAKPSGERYWEMPLYDDYASAMKSDIADLKNTGGRPAGTLTAAAFLKSFVDETPWLHLDIAGTAYLDNESAWQAKGPTGTPVRAFVSFVETLAGEPVIHSNGKTLSSRA; encoded by the coding sequence ATGCAAGTCCGAATTGCGCAAGACGCGCCGGGTGGCGCTCGCGCTGATGCCGTCGTCGTTCCGGTCTTTACGAGCGGTGAGATGAGCAGCGCCGCAAAGTCCCTCGACGGCATCCTGGGCGGAGCGATTACCGACGTGCTCGCCTCCGAAGAAATCAAAGGCAAGTTAGCCGAGTGCGCGCTGCTTCACGCCGGCGATAAGCCGTTCCATCGCGTGCTGATCGTCGGTTTGGGCGAGCGCGCGAAATTCGAGCCGCTGAATCTGGCGCGCTATGCGGGCGCGGCGGTGCGCTACCTCGGACGGCGTAACGTTGCCGCGATCGCGATCGCGCTCCCCGACGAAGCAAAGGGGGATGAAGCGGCATGCGCATCGTTTGTCGCCGAAGGCGCTATCACCGGGTCCTTCGAGACCACGATCTATCAAGAGAAACCGGAGAAACGCATCGCGACCACCAGCGTCACCGTGCTCGCTCACGATTTTGACGCGAACGCGGTCAAAGCCGGCGTCGAACGCGGCGTGATCCTCGGCGAAGCGGTGAATTTGGCGCGCACGCTGGCGGTGACGCCGGGCAACGACATGACGCCGTCGATTCTCGCCAAAGAGGCCGCCAAGCACGGGAAGGAATCCGGTATCGAGGTCGAGGTGTTCGACGAAGATCGCATCCGTAAGGAAGGGATGGGTTCGTTTCTCTCGGTCGCGCAGGGCAGCGCACAGCCGCCGAAATTCATCATCATGCGCTACAACGGCAATCCCGGCAGTAAAGAATTGCTCGCGCTCGTCGGCAAGGGAATTACCTTCGACACCGGCGGCATCTCGCTCAAGCCGCCCGAACGCATGGAAGAGATGAAATACGACATGTCGGGCGGCGCCGCGGTCATCGCGACAATGTGGGCGCTCGGCAAACTCAAACCGAAACTCAACGTCGTCGGGCTCGTCCCTGCCACCGAGAACATGCCGGGCGGAAAAGCGACGAAGCCGGGCGACATCGTCAAGGCAATGAACGGCAAGACGATCGAGGTGATCAACACCGACGCGGAGGGCCGCTTGATCCTCGCCGATGCGCTCTGCTACGCGAACGAACTCGGCGCGACGAAGATCGTCGACTGCGCGACGCTGACTGGCGCTTGCGTCATCGCACTCGGTCACGCCGCAACCGCTGCCGTCGGCAGCGAGGAATCGCTTACCGACGAGTTTCTCGTCGCCGCCAAGCCGAGCGGCGAGCGCTATTGGGAGATGCCGCTGTACGACGACTATGCAAGCGCGATGAAGAGCGACATTGCCGATCTCAAAAATACCGGCGGGCGCCCCGCCGGCACGTTGACCGCGGCCGCGTTCCTGAAATCGTTCGTCGATGAGACACCGTGGCTGCATCTCGACATTGCCGGCACCGCGTATCTCGACAATGAGTCGGCCTGGCAAGCCAAAGGCCCGACCGGAACGCCGGTCCGCGCCTTCGTGTCGTTCGTCGAGACGCTGGCGGGCGAACCGGTGATTCACTCGAACGGCAAGACCTTGTCATCGCGGGCGTAG
- the panB gene encoding 3-methyl-2-oxobutanoate hydroxymethyltransferase — translation MAQTKLVKEDARPYEPAKGPALRRVTAGAIKRRKGTATIPMITAYDAPFGRYAEEAGIDWILVGDSLGNVVLGFDETTPVTMDDIVHHTAAVVRGTSRAHIVADMPFGSYQVSDEEAVRNAIRLVKEGGATSVKLEGGSDVAARIRAIWRAGIPVVGHIGITPQTAGLGPGYRMRTHRERLLEDALAVEEAGAYAIVLEVVDFEIARELTQRLSILTIGIGSGSHCDSQVLVLHDVLGMYPHSPPFVKRFAEIGIATTNALREYAAAVKEGTFPST, via the coding sequence ATGGCACAGACCAAACTCGTTAAGGAAGACGCGCGGCCCTACGAACCCGCCAAGGGTCCGGCATTACGGCGTGTAACGGCGGGCGCGATCAAGCGCCGGAAGGGCACGGCCACGATCCCGATGATCACCGCGTACGACGCGCCCTTCGGCCGCTATGCCGAAGAGGCCGGCATCGATTGGATTCTGGTGGGCGACAGTTTGGGCAACGTCGTGCTCGGTTTCGATGAGACCACACCGGTCACGATGGACGACATCGTGCATCACACCGCCGCGGTGGTACGCGGCACCTCACGCGCGCACATCGTCGCCGACATGCCGTTCGGTTCGTATCAAGTCAGCGACGAAGAAGCGGTGCGTAACGCGATTCGACTCGTGAAAGAGGGCGGTGCGACCTCGGTCAAGCTCGAAGGCGGCAGCGATGTCGCAGCGCGCATTCGCGCCATCTGGCGCGCCGGCATACCGGTCGTGGGCCACATCGGCATCACGCCGCAAACGGCCGGCCTGGGCCCCGGCTATCGCATGCGAACGCATCGCGAACGTCTGCTCGAAGATGCCCTTGCGGTCGAAGAGGCCGGCGCCTACGCGATCGTGCTCGAGGTCGTCGATTTCGAAATCGCGCGCGAACTCACGCAGCGGCTCTCGATCCTGACCATCGGCATCGGTTCGGGTTCGCATTGCGATTCGCAGGTGCTCGTACTCCATGACGTGCTGGGCATGTATCCACACTCGCCGCCGTTCGTCAAACGCTTTGCCGAAATCGGCATCGCCACGACCAATGCGCTGCGCGAGTACGCGGCCGCGGTAAAGGAAGGCACCTTTCCTTCCACGTGA
- a CDS encoding MFS transporter, which produces MRTLFTQRAFLAFFLSRENVWFAEAIATTAIGWQIYAIRHQALDLAFVGLIGFIPQLVLAVPAGLIADRLDRRGVIIVTGIGNLVSSLLFVMLALNHSHSLAAYFGVLALYSVADALGVPAQRAMLPSIVSGEQYVRASALISSISEFGAIAGPALAGLLIAIAAWVAFAAVAVLQTVGIAASFFLDARMREVPEESLWASAVDGFRFIIDRKVILGAISLDLFAVLFGGATSLLPIYATAVLHVGATGYGLLRAAPAVGAGAVGAWLVRRPIARHGARWLFWCVAGFGIATIVFGFSRNMALSLLALAGVGGFDMVSVVIRTAIAQLSTPEAMRGRISAFENVFIGASNQLGAFESGTVAQWLGAVPSVVLGGCATIVIVALWTRIFPALRRFDRLEET; this is translated from the coding sequence ATCCGAACCCTTTTCACCCAACGCGCGTTTCTCGCGTTCTTTCTTTCGCGCGAGAACGTATGGTTCGCCGAAGCCATTGCCACCACGGCGATCGGCTGGCAAATCTACGCGATTCGTCATCAGGCCCTCGATCTCGCGTTCGTGGGCCTGATCGGCTTTATCCCACAACTCGTGCTTGCCGTGCCGGCGGGCCTGATCGCCGATCGTCTCGATCGCCGCGGCGTCATCATCGTCACCGGCATCGGCAACCTCGTCAGTTCGCTGCTCTTTGTGATGCTCGCACTGAACCACTCACACTCGCTCGCGGCGTATTTCGGCGTGCTCGCCCTGTACTCAGTCGCCGACGCGCTCGGTGTCCCGGCGCAGCGCGCGATGCTGCCCTCGATCGTCAGCGGCGAGCAGTACGTGCGGGCGAGCGCATTGATCTCCTCGATCTCGGAATTCGGCGCCATTGCCGGACCCGCACTGGCCGGACTGCTCATCGCGATCGCCGCGTGGGTCGCGTTCGCGGCGGTTGCGGTTTTGCAAACCGTGGGAATTGCCGCCTCCTTCTTCCTCGATGCGCGCATGCGCGAGGTTCCGGAGGAATCGCTTTGGGCGTCGGCCGTCGACGGTTTCCGGTTCATCATCGATCGCAAGGTTATCCTCGGTGCGATCTCGCTCGATCTCTTCGCCGTGCTCTTCGGCGGCGCGACGTCGTTGCTGCCGATCTACGCCACGGCGGTCTTACACGTCGGCGCGACCGGCTACGGTCTTCTGCGCGCCGCACCGGCGGTTGGCGCAGGCGCCGTCGGCGCCTGGCTCGTGCGCCGGCCGATCGCGCGCCACGGCGCGCGCTGGCTGTTCTGGTGCGTTGCCGGCTTCGGCATCGCGACGATCGTCTTTGGATTCTCGCGGAACATGGCACTCTCGCTCTTGGCGCTCGCCGGCGTCGGCGGCTTCGACATGGTCAGCGTGGTGATTCGTACTGCGATCGCGCAATTGAGCACACCCGAGGCAATGCGCGGCCGCATAAGCGCCTTCGAAAACGTCTTCATCGGCGCATCGAACCAACTCGGCGCGTTCGAATCGGGAACGGTTGCGCAGTGGCTTGGAGCGGTGCCGTCGGTCGTCTTGGGCGGTTGCGCCACGATCGTCATCGTCGCGCTGTGGACGCGGATCTTTCCCGCCCTGCGCCGCTTCGACCGATTGGAAGAAACCTAG
- the bluB gene encoding 5,6-dimethylbenzimidazole synthase, whose amino-acid sequence MSAPRFDDAFRARLHDLFRWRRDVRHFRPDPLPHEALERLVRETALSPSVGYSQPWRFVRVETPERRRAVIASFERANAQALAGYDGKDAALYAQLKLSGLREAPAHVAVFCDTSTTTGRGLGRATMPQMLAYSAAMAIYTLWLAARADGIGVGWVSILEPEVVTLALDVPGEWELIAYLCIGYPAGDSDTPELVTAGWERQDERALTLHER is encoded by the coding sequence GTGAGTGCGCCGCGGTTCGACGACGCGTTCCGCGCGCGGCTGCACGATCTCTTTCGTTGGCGCCGGGACGTCCGCCACTTTCGTCCCGACCCGTTACCGCACGAAGCGCTCGAACGTTTGGTGCGTGAGACCGCGCTTTCGCCGTCGGTCGGTTACTCGCAGCCGTGGCGTTTCGTTCGCGTCGAAACACCGGAACGGCGCCGTGCGGTCATCGCATCGTTCGAACGCGCGAACGCCCAGGCACTCGCCGGATACGACGGCAAGGACGCGGCGCTTTACGCGCAGCTCAAACTCTCCGGATTACGCGAAGCACCCGCGCACGTCGCCGTCTTCTGCGATACGAGCACGACCACCGGGCGCGGTCTCGGCCGAGCGACGATGCCGCAAATGCTCGCGTACTCGGCCGCGATGGCGATCTACACGCTCTGGCTTGCGGCGCGCGCCGACGGCATCGGCGTGGGCTGGGTGTCGATTCTCGAACCCGAGGTCGTCACGCTCGCGCTCGACGTCCCCGGGGAGTGGGAATTGATCGCGTACCTGTGCATCGGCTATCCCGCCGGCGATTCCGATACGCCCGAACTCGTCACCGCCGGTTGGGAACGGCAGGACGAACGCGCGCTGACGCTACACGAACGCTAA
- a CDS encoding alpha/beta hydrolase, with amino-acid sequence MLQTLIAALALSASFYTHPGQLVRVDHHRLNMYCIGRGSPTVVFDSGWEDWAPAWILVQPAVARWTRACTYDRAGAGFSDPGPMPRTSVRIADDLHAALHNAGIRGPYILVGHSFGSYNTRTFVDRYPREVAGLVLVDGEDGDVEPPHERQQHDRSLPAVVAELRRCRDALAAGRPLPKLPRKPGWDCSQQFFRGIPERMFPAQLNAAILRIARTKLALYDEVMSEMAEMPADEAYLITHWTSLGSRPVRVLTAQNHFYDTAKTPPALHRKHLLFEHAEAVAQARWLALSSDSKQIFAYRSGHYIELDQPQLVIDAIHDVIERSRR; translated from the coding sequence ATGCTGCAAACGCTGATCGCTGCACTCGCCCTCTCGGCCTCGTTCTACACGCATCCGGGTCAGCTCGTGCGCGTCGACCATCATCGGCTGAACATGTACTGCATCGGCCGCGGCTCGCCGACCGTCGTCTTCGATTCGGGCTGGGAGGATTGGGCGCCGGCTTGGATCCTCGTACAGCCGGCGGTCGCGCGCTGGACGCGCGCCTGCACCTACGATCGCGCCGGCGCGGGCTTCAGCGATCCCGGTCCGATGCCGCGCACCAGCGTTCGCATCGCCGACGACCTGCACGCCGCGCTGCACAACGCCGGAATTCGCGGCCCCTATATTCTCGTCGGTCATTCCTTCGGCAGCTATAATACCCGCACGTTCGTCGATCGCTATCCGCGCGAGGTTGCGGGGCTGGTGCTGGTCGACGGCGAGGATGGCGACGTCGAGCCCCCGCACGAGCGGCAGCAGCACGATCGCAGCCTGCCGGCTGTCGTCGCCGAACTTCGCCGCTGTCGCGACGCCCTCGCCGCGGGTCGCCCGTTGCCGAAATTGCCGCGTAAGCCCGGATGGGACTGCTCGCAGCAATTCTTTCGCGGCATTCCCGAGCGCATGTTTCCGGCACAGCTCAACGCCGCGATTCTTCGGATCGCGCGCACCAAGCTTGCACTCTACGACGAAGTGATGTCCGAGATGGCCGAGATGCCGGCCGATGAAGCATATCTCATCACGCATTGGACGAGCCTGGGGTCGCGCCCGGTGCGCGTGCTCACGGCGCAAAACCATTTCTACGACACCGCCAAGACGCCGCCGGCCCTGCACCGCAAGCACCTGCTCTTCGAGCACGCTGAGGCGGTCGCGCAAGCGCGTTGGCTCGCGCTCTCGTCCGACTCGAAGCAAATTTTCGCCTACCGCAGCGGACACTACATCGAGCTCGATCAGCCGCAACTGGTGATCGACGCGATCCACGACGTGATCGAACGCAGCCGCCGTTAG
- the purM gene encoding phosphoribosylformylglycinamidine cyclo-ligase yields MSDESRAPDAYARAGVDIAAGNQAVARYKEVLGGWRHPDQLDAIGGFGGVFRLPAGGDRALVASADGVGTKILIAAELRTYDGIGRDLVNHCVNDILVVNADPMFFLDYFAAGKLDPMVAAAVVEGCARACRAHNCALLGGETAEMPGLYSPGHFDLAGTIVGIVDTSAVPDPARVVPGDAIVGLPSIGLHTNGYSLARALLPRDDWMRPFNGGTYAEALLAEHPSYYDAVRAIQKVADVKAMAHITGGGLLENVPRTLPPNVKAIFEAARWSVPPIMQELVRRGNLTHEEKYRTLNMGVGYTLIVPFVDANKAVAAVPGAKVVGWIEAREPSEPQITIHEAR; encoded by the coding sequence GTGAGCGACGAAAGTCGGGCCCCGGACGCCTACGCACGGGCGGGCGTCGACATTGCGGCCGGCAACCAGGCCGTGGCGCGGTACAAAGAGGTGCTGGGCGGATGGCGCCATCCCGACCAGCTCGATGCGATCGGCGGCTTCGGCGGCGTGTTTCGCCTGCCCGCCGGCGGCGATCGTGCGCTGGTCGCCTCGGCCGACGGCGTCGGAACCAAGATTTTGATTGCCGCCGAGCTGCGGACCTACGACGGGATCGGGCGCGACCTGGTCAACCACTGCGTGAACGACATCTTGGTGGTCAACGCCGATCCGATGTTCTTTCTCGATTATTTTGCGGCGGGGAAACTCGATCCGATGGTCGCGGCGGCGGTGGTCGAAGGGTGCGCGCGCGCGTGCCGCGCGCACAACTGCGCGCTCCTGGGCGGCGAAACGGCGGAGATGCCCGGTCTGTATTCGCCCGGACACTTCGACCTCGCCGGAACGATCGTCGGTATCGTGGATACGAGCGCCGTTCCCGACCCCGCGCGCGTTGTGCCCGGTGACGCGATCGTCGGGTTGCCGTCGATCGGTCTGCACACCAACGGCTACTCGCTGGCGCGCGCGCTGCTGCCGCGCGACGATTGGATGCGGCCATTCAACGGCGGCACCTACGCGGAAGCGCTGCTCGCCGAGCATCCTTCCTATTATGATGCGGTGCGCGCGATCCAAAAGGTCGCCGACGTGAAGGCGATGGCGCACATCACCGGCGGCGGATTGCTCGAGAACGTGCCGCGCACGCTGCCGCCGAACGTGAAGGCGATTTTCGAAGCCGCGCGTTGGAGCGTGCCGCCGATCATGCAGGAGCTGGTGCGGCGCGGGAATCTGACCCACGAGGAAAAGTATCGCACGTTGAACATGGGCGTCGGCTACACGCTGATCGTGCCGTTCGTCGACGCGAACAAGGC